In the genome of Candidatus Zixiibacteriota bacterium, one region contains:
- a CDS encoding rhomboid family intramembrane serine protease, which translates to MNPFEGKKSGLGGFRIGPGMISPFIKAMLVANVAMFLLQAVYPQVTRVLGLIPAEFFGDFPNKIYQPFTYMFLHGGFWHLFFNMFVLWMFGTEIELTWRSRTFGRFYLLAGLAGAVLTLIVSSSQMVPVVGASAAIYGVLIAYWLMFPERKLYIYFLFPVKVKWAIPAIMLLGFLAGGGNIAHMAHLGGAVFAFVYLKTDWRPRLISGFFRNFRRRRQESKQQKNRQKAENIMKRVDDVLDKINEVGIENISAAERKLLEEASLHLSEENSAEDR; encoded by the coding sequence ATGAATCCTTTCGAAGGCAAAAAGTCAGGTTTGGGCGGTTTTCGCATCGGTCCGGGGATGATCTCCCCATTTATCAAGGCGATGCTGGTCGCCAATGTGGCGATGTTTCTGCTTCAGGCAGTGTATCCCCAAGTGACCAGAGTGCTGGGTCTAATCCCGGCTGAGTTCTTTGGTGATTTTCCCAATAAGATTTATCAGCCCTTCACCTACATGTTTTTGCATGGTGGCTTCTGGCACCTCTTCTTCAACATGTTTGTGCTCTGGATGTTTGGAACTGAGATAGAGTTGACCTGGAGAAGCCGTACGTTTGGCCGATTCTACTTGCTGGCCGGACTGGCCGGTGCGGTATTAACATTGATCGTTAGTTCATCCCAGATGGTTCCCGTAGTCGGGGCTTCGGCAGCTATCTATGGCGTGCTCATAGCATACTGGCTGATGTTTCCTGAACGAAAACTCTACATCTACTTCCTTTTTCCAGTCAAGGTAAAATGGGCTATTCCGGCCATCATGTTATTGGGTTTTCTTGCCGGGGGAGGCAATATCGCACATATGGCCCACCTCGGGGGAGCAGTTTTCGCATTCGTCTACCTTAAAACTGACTGGCGTCCGAGATTGATCTCTGGCTTTTTTCGCAATTTTCGGCGTCGGCGGCAGGAATCGAAACAGCAGAAAAACCGCCAGAAGGCTGAGAATATCATGAAACGTGTTGATGATGTGCTGGATAAGATCAATGAGGTGGGAATCGAAAATATCAGTGCTGCTGAGAGAAAACTGTTGGAAGAAGCATCGTTGCATCTTTCCGAAGAAAATTCGGCAGAGGACAGGTAA
- the trxA gene encoding thioredoxin yields the protein MSKAMTVTDDLFEQEVLKADKLVVVDFWATWCGPCKMIAPLLDEVADEYTDTLKVVKVDVDSNNATAAKYGIMSIPALLFFKNGEEIDRVIGAIPKAQLVSKLEKAIG from the coding sequence ATGAGTAAGGCTATGACGGTTACTGACGATTTGTTTGAGCAGGAAGTTCTAAAAGCTGATAAGCTGGTCGTTGTCGATTTTTGGGCTACGTGGTGTGGACCTTGTAAGATGATCGCTCCGCTCCTGGACGAGGTGGCCGATGAATACACGGATACCCTAAAAGTCGTCAAGGTTGATGTTGATTCCAATAATGCTACTGCGGCCAAATATGGAATCATGTCGATTCCGGCCCTGCTTTTCTTCAAGAACGGTGAGGAAATCGACCGTGTCATCGGCGCCATTCCGAAAGCACAGTTGGTCTCCAAACTGGAGAAAGCCATCGGCTAG
- a CDS encoding CoA activase: protein MGKTHLSLGIDIGSVSVKLVLTDHNQIVHEVYRRFHGRPFEVLCRLLRDDFGDLAGSSINLGLTGIGGKTAQSLLGGTFYGEIASLARGNQSLAPQVRTVIEMGGEDSKLLLLDGRTGTVEDFAMNAQCAAGTGSFLDQQAGRLCISIEDEFGQLALKSKNPPRIAGRCSVFAKSDMIHLQQVATPDFDIVAGLCFAVARNFKSSIARGKTLSEPIAFEGGVAANPGMIRAFTEVLGLPPGELIIPEHFNVIGAAGAALLAADDERAKCSLDTDDLERYLNHRTVTPSGRARLSFDFPDNKHYGITQAQRPLVADGLDVFLGLDVGSLSTNLVLIDRDHRVIARRYLMTEGRPIDAVRRGLKEIGGEIGARVNVRAVGTTGSGRYLTGDFVGADIVRNEITAQATAAVSIDPTVDTIFEIGGQDSKYVAIEDRAVVDFEMNKACAAGTGSFLQEQAEKLSINIEKEFGERALKAGCPVGCGERCTVFMESDLVAHQRSGASKDDILAGLAYSIASNYLTKVVGDRRIGDHIFFQGGVAWNKAVVAAFEKLTRKKITVPPHHDVTGAIGAAILAMEKDTEPNFATNFKGFDLYRHKYEVDSFTCEDCSNQCEIHTVTVGGEKPLYYGSRCEKYDVQKKNDRELPPNYAGLRQKLLFAKYERGTKPRKKRGRVGLPIVLQFYDYYPFWRAFFESLGFQVVNSGRSSSRVVEDALELFSAETCFPIKLVYGHVARLIRKKVDFIFLPSLIRVANETETDERGSFICPYVQSIGSAVRTQFDFDATGIKLINSAISLSANPDGLYRKLKNLATDFRLSDREFRQAVDAGSRAYGSFRKRMRDVGQQILGDLKPDEKALVVTSRPYNGSDKRLSLEIPEKIRNLGFKAIPLDFLPLEEAEIDYPFMYWRYGRRLLSAADYIRKHPQLFAVLITSFGCGPDSFITHFFRKQMAGKPYVQLELDEHSADAGLVTRCEAFIDSLRFYKFRLPVTSFSIRHDDFKPFEKTIYIPNMCDHAYVLAAGFQRFGLTAEVLDEPDDLTLDYGKKFTTGKECFPCVITTGDMIKKIRSDNFDHKRSVFFMPGADGPCRFGLYRQFHRIVLDDLGYSDIPIFSPNSNDGYAGFGLDGTEFRKITWRGFVFLDCLTKMLHQVRPREIQTGTAEQLYYSSIQRLGLAIKNDESLADLASEVAGEFAMIELSDECHPLVGVVGEIFLRNNRFSNNHLIEKLEKLGLMIRLATFTEWPLYTSYTFRRDSVINRDLKGVLKSNIQILSQQYMEHRMMAAFGRHFDLTEDAPVGSVLRLASRYLPLDVKGEAILSVGKAIEMVQSGASGIVNAMPFNCMPGTVVSSLSRQVSEDMGRVPWLNISYEGLRDSGEETRLEAFADQVRAFSRTRSDQPASKYAIK, encoded by the coding sequence GTGGGTAAAACACACTTATCACTCGGCATTGACATCGGTTCGGTTTCTGTTAAGCTCGTCCTGACAGACCACAATCAGATTGTCCATGAAGTCTACCGTCGTTTTCACGGAAGGCCATTTGAAGTGCTGTGTCGACTTCTGCGCGACGATTTTGGTGACCTGGCGGGATCTTCTATAAATCTGGGACTGACTGGCATTGGTGGCAAGACCGCTCAGTCCTTGTTGGGCGGCACTTTCTATGGTGAGATAGCCAGTTTAGCCCGAGGGAACCAGTCACTCGCTCCACAGGTGAGAACCGTGATTGAGATGGGTGGTGAGGATTCCAAACTACTTCTTCTCGATGGACGTACAGGGACGGTTGAAGACTTCGCTATGAACGCCCAGTGTGCTGCCGGGACAGGCTCATTTCTGGACCAGCAGGCAGGACGGCTTTGCATCTCCATTGAAGATGAGTTTGGACAGCTGGCGCTGAAATCCAAAAACCCACCCCGTATCGCCGGTCGCTGTTCAGTGTTCGCCAAGTCAGACATGATCCATCTACAACAGGTTGCCACCCCGGACTTCGACATTGTTGCGGGGCTTTGCTTTGCGGTCGCCAGAAATTTCAAAAGCTCGATTGCACGGGGCAAAACTCTTAGCGAACCGATTGCCTTCGAGGGCGGCGTGGCAGCCAACCCCGGGATGATACGAGCTTTCACCGAAGTTCTGGGCCTGCCACCGGGTGAACTTATCATTCCTGAACATTTCAACGTTATTGGTGCAGCTGGAGCGGCCCTCCTGGCTGCTGACGACGAAAGAGCTAAGTGCAGCCTCGATACTGACGATCTGGAGCGTTATCTCAATCATCGTACGGTAACACCGTCAGGACGAGCGAGACTTTCTTTCGACTTCCCCGACAACAAGCACTATGGTATAACCCAGGCCCAACGCCCCTTAGTAGCTGATGGCCTTGATGTTTTTCTCGGTCTGGACGTCGGCTCACTTTCAACCAATCTGGTTTTGATCGACCGTGATCATCGCGTGATCGCTCGGCGCTACCTAATGACCGAGGGAAGACCTATCGACGCTGTGCGACGCGGCCTGAAGGAAATCGGCGGTGAAATCGGAGCGCGCGTAAATGTCCGTGCGGTAGGAACTACTGGTTCCGGTCGCTATTTAACAGGAGACTTCGTCGGCGCTGATATCGTCCGCAATGAAATCACTGCTCAGGCAACTGCAGCAGTCAGCATTGATCCAACCGTGGATACCATCTTCGAGATAGGCGGTCAGGATTCCAAGTACGTTGCCATCGAAGATCGTGCCGTTGTCGATTTTGAGATGAATAAAGCATGTGCGGCAGGTACCGGCTCGTTTCTTCAGGAACAGGCAGAGAAGCTCAGTATCAACATCGAAAAGGAGTTTGGCGAACGTGCCCTGAAGGCTGGTTGCCCGGTAGGATGCGGTGAACGCTGCACCGTTTTCATGGAGTCAGACCTGGTTGCCCACCAGCGCAGTGGCGCCAGTAAAGATGACATACTGGCCGGACTGGCATACTCAATCGCTTCCAACTACCTGACCAAGGTTGTCGGAGATCGTCGCATCGGCGATCATATCTTCTTTCAGGGGGGTGTGGCATGGAATAAAGCAGTCGTGGCCGCCTTCGAAAAACTGACCCGAAAGAAAATCACCGTTCCGCCTCATCACGACGTAACCGGTGCCATCGGGGCCGCGATTCTGGCCATGGAGAAAGATACCGAACCGAACTTCGCCACCAACTTCAAGGGCTTCGATCTATACCGACACAAGTATGAAGTTGATTCCTTTACCTGTGAAGATTGCTCTAACCAGTGCGAGATTCATACTGTGACGGTCGGCGGAGAGAAACCTCTTTACTACGGCTCCCGGTGTGAAAAATACGACGTACAAAAGAAAAATGACCGGGAGCTACCGCCCAACTATGCCGGCTTGCGCCAAAAACTACTGTTTGCGAAATACGAACGCGGCACAAAGCCCCGGAAAAAGCGTGGTCGGGTGGGACTGCCGATTGTCTTGCAGTTTTATGACTATTATCCCTTCTGGCGTGCCTTCTTTGAGTCTCTCGGATTTCAGGTCGTCAACTCTGGAAGGTCCAGTTCGCGCGTTGTAGAGGATGCCCTGGAACTTTTCTCAGCCGAGACTTGCTTTCCTATCAAGCTCGTCTATGGCCATGTTGCCCGATTGATCAGAAAAAAGGTCGATTTCATCTTCCTGCCGTCCTTGATAAGGGTGGCCAATGAAACTGAAACAGATGAGCGAGGTTCTTTCATTTGCCCCTACGTTCAGAGCATCGGTTCTGCAGTACGAACACAGTTTGATTTCGACGCAACCGGTATCAAGCTAATTAATTCAGCAATTTCACTCAGTGCCAACCCTGACGGTCTTTATCGCAAACTGAAGAATCTGGCGACAGACTTCAGGCTTTCCGATCGTGAGTTCAGACAAGCCGTGGATGCCGGTTCCCGAGCGTACGGTTCGTTCCGCAAGAGAATGCGCGATGTGGGACAGCAAATTCTTGGCGATCTGAAGCCTGACGAAAAGGCGCTGGTCGTAACAAGCCGACCGTACAACGGTTCGGACAAGCGATTGTCGCTGGAGATTCCTGAGAAGATACGGAACCTCGGTTTCAAAGCAATCCCTCTCGACTTTCTTCCCCTGGAAGAGGCCGAGATCGACTATCCGTTCATGTACTGGCGCTATGGACGTCGACTGTTGAGCGCCGCTGATTATATCAGGAAACACCCCCAACTGTTTGCCGTTCTGATTACATCCTTTGGATGTGGACCTGACTCGTTTATTACCCATTTCTTCCGCAAGCAGATGGCTGGCAAACCTTATGTGCAACTGGAACTCGACGAGCACTCCGCCGATGCCGGGCTGGTGACCCGCTGTGAAGCCTTCATTGACTCACTGCGTTTCTATAAGTTCCGTCTGCCGGTAACGAGTTTCAGTATCCGTCATGACGATTTCAAACCGTTTGAGAAGACAATCTATATCCCCAATATGTGTGACCATGCCTACGTCCTGGCGGCAGGTTTCCAACGCTTCGGGCTGACCGCAGAAGTACTGGATGAGCCGGATGATCTGACTCTGGATTACGGTAAGAAATTTACGACCGGCAAGGAGTGCTTCCCGTGCGTAATCACTACCGGGGATATGATCAAGAAAATCCGATCCGATAATTTTGATCATAAGCGTTCGGTCTTTTTTATGCCGGGGGCAGATGGCCCCTGTCGGTTCGGGTTGTATCGTCAGTTCCACAGAATTGTGCTTGATGATCTCGGCTATTCGGATATTCCAATCTTCTCCCCCAACTCAAATGACGGTTATGCCGGTTTCGGTCTGGATGGAACTGAGTTCCGCAAGATAACCTGGCGTGGGTTCGTATTCCTGGATTGTCTGACCAAAATGCTTCATCAGGTTCGTCCGAGGGAGATACAGACCGGCACTGCCGAACAGTTATATTACAGCTCCATTCAAAGGCTGGGACTCGCCATAAAGAACGACGAATCGCTGGCTGATCTGGCTTCAGAGGTCGCTGGTGAATTCGCCATGATAGAGCTGTCAGACGAGTGTCACCCTCTGGTTGGTGTCGTTGGAGAGATTTTCCTACGCAATAATCGATTCTCTAACAACCACCTAATTGAGAAACTTGAGAAGCTGGGGCTAATGATCCGGCTCGCAACTTTCACCGAATGGCCTCTGTATACCTCGTACACTTTTCGTCGCGACTCAGTAATCAACCGGGACCTGAAAGGGGTACTCAAAAGCAACATTCAGATCCTGTCGCAACAGTACATGGAACACCGGATGATGGCCGCCTTCGGGCGACATTTTGATCTGACCGAAGATGCCCCGGTCGGGAGCGTCTTGCGTCTGGCCTCCAGGTATCTCCCTCTGGATGTCAAGGGGGAGGCAATCCTGTCGGTCGGGAAAGCTATCGAAATGGTTCAGTCGGGAGCCTCGGGGATCGTCAACGCTATGCCGTTTAACTGTATGCCGGGGACGGTCGTCAGTTCGTTGTCGCGTCAGGTATCCGAAGACATGGGCCGGGTACCCTGGCTGAACATCAGCTATGAAGGGCTACGGGATTCAGGAGAAGAAACCAGACTTGAGGCTTTTGCCGACCAGGTCCGGGCATTTTCCAGAACACGTTCTGATCAACCAGCCAGCAAGTACGCGATCAAATAG